The following coding sequences are from one Dermacentor silvarum isolate Dsil-2018 chromosome 4, BIME_Dsil_1.4, whole genome shotgun sequence window:
- the LOC119450339 gene encoding fatty acyl-CoA reductase 1 isoform X2 codes for MPDHMADFQRPSDMVGRESPPQHVLAPQGPTGENGVSQIVHFYQDQVVFITGGTSFIGKVLLEKLLRCCPVKRIYLLIRSKHGVEPDARLDAMLCSEIFQRIRQEVPDAFGKVKAVAGDLALPDLGLSETDMRTLVDEVSVVFHLASTVRPKETFKQAVQLNVLGTWRTVDICKQMRNLCALVHVSTAYSNWGKRDVHEMVYQTPVEANKVVEAALCTNEKATKLGKKFLIGQLNNCTLTNAVTESLLLDERGLLPVAIVRTSIVTASWKDPFPGWIDNCNSGTDLIVSLGLGLLPSVVLRNNCVADLIPVDVAADTLICVAWQIATTRPTYLRVYNCTSGALQPHTWGEVMKELRRTMMRNPLSNSCSFPSFIITRSVVLHHLIMYGLCFVPTFLRDITLRITGPQLSSAARYDKAINAMEFVQFYTTNSWLFRSNNVVGLINDLSPTDKQLFNIDVRKLEWGQYWDQYIQGIRKFIFKTDDAELSTTRKHFGWLDAVRWFWYLALAVLAWRLALTPMAWNIYSSAGAFATGLGAIIGSPWSL; via the exons ATGCCTGACCATATGG CAGACTTCCAACGGCCAAGTGACATGGTGGGAAGGGAAAGCCCGCCTCAACACGTTCTGGCGCCGCAGGGGCCAACCGGAGAAAATGGGGTATCGCAGATTGTCCACTTTTATCAAGATCAAGTGGTATTTATCACAGGAGGAACCAGCTTTATCGGAAAG GTTCTGCTCGAGAAATTGCTACGATGTTGCCCTGTAAAGCGCATCTACCTTTTGATACGCAGCAAGCATGGTGTGGAACCAGATGCGAGACTGGATGCTATGCTCTGTTCTGAA ATTTTTCAACGAATCAGACAAGAAGTGCCCGATGCTTTCGGTAAAGTGAAGGCAGTTGCAGGTGATCTAGCTCTGCCAGACCTGGGACTAAGTGAAACTGACATGCGCACCTTAGTGGATGAAGTGTCGGTCGTGTTCCACTTGGCCTCCACAGTCAGGCCCAAAGAAACGTTCAA ACAGGCCGTTCAGCTGAATGTTTTGGGAACATGGCGTACGGTGGACATCTGTAAACAAATGCGAAACCTCTGT GCTCTTGTTCATGTGTCAACAGCATACAGCAACTGGGGCAAGAGGGATGTGCACGAGATGGTGTACCAAACACCAGTAGAAGCAAACAAGGTTGTTGAAGCCGCTCT ATGTACCAACGAGAAGGCAACTAAACTAGGGAAGAAATTCTTAATTGGGCAGCTGAATAATTGCACTCTGACAAATGCTGTAACGGAATCACTACTGCTGGACGAGCGAGGACTGCTGCCTGTTGCTATAGTCCGGACATCCATTGTCACTGCATCGTGGAAAGACCCCTTCCCG GGGTGGATAGACAATTGCAACAGCGGCACCGATCTCATCGTGTCG CTAGGTTTGGGTTTGTTACCCTCGGTAGTACTGAGAAATAACTGCGTTGCAGACCTTATACCGGTTGACGTTGCGGCCGATACGCTCATCTGCGTTGCCTGGCAGATCGCCACGACTAG GCCAACGTACCTGAGAGTGTACAATTGTACCAGCGGCGCATTACAACCACATACGTGGGGCGAGGTGATGAAGGAATTACGGAGAACAATGATGCGAAACCCCCTCTCGAACAGCTGTAGCTTCCCAAGCTTCATAATCACCAGAAGCGTAGTCTTGCATCATCTCATTATGTACGGCCTTTGTTTCGTGCCTACGTTCCTACGAGACATTACCCTGCGGATAACTGGACCGCAGCTCAG TTCTGCTGCTCGTTATGACAAGGCCATAAACGCCATGGAATTTGTGCAGTTCTACACCACAAACAGCTGGCTGTTTCGATCAAACAACGTCGTGGGGCTGATCAACGACCTCTCTCCCACGGACAAGCAG TTGTTCAACATTGACGTGCGGAAGTTGGAGTGGGGCCAGTACTGGGATCAGTACATACAAGGAATCCGCAAGTTCATCTTCAAGACCGACGATGCAGAACTTTCAACTACACGAAAACACTTTGGGTG gctcgaCGCCGTGCGCTGGTTCTGGTACTTGGCCCTCGCCGTTCTTGCGTGGCGACTTGCGCTAACACCAATGGCTTGGAACATCTACAGCTCAGCCGGTGCCTTCGCCACGGGACTCGGCGCCATTATTGGCTCCCCGTGGTCGCTGTAA
- the LOC119450339 gene encoding fatty acyl-CoA reductase 1 isoform X1: MIGLAGDFYPHPAMSQIRYRNNADFQRPSDMVGRESPPQHVLAPQGPTGENGVSQIVHFYQDQVVFITGGTSFIGKVLLEKLLRCCPVKRIYLLIRSKHGVEPDARLDAMLCSEIFQRIRQEVPDAFGKVKAVAGDLALPDLGLSETDMRTLVDEVSVVFHLASTVRPKETFKQAVQLNVLGTWRTVDICKQMRNLCALVHVSTAYSNWGKRDVHEMVYQTPVEANKVVEAALCTNEKATKLGKKFLIGQLNNCTLTNAVTESLLLDERGLLPVAIVRTSIVTASWKDPFPGWIDNCNSGTDLIVSLGLGLLPSVVLRNNCVADLIPVDVAADTLICVAWQIATTRPTYLRVYNCTSGALQPHTWGEVMKELRRTMMRNPLSNSCSFPSFIITRSVVLHHLIMYGLCFVPTFLRDITLRITGPQLSSAARYDKAINAMEFVQFYTTNSWLFRSNNVVGLINDLSPTDKQLFNIDVRKLEWGQYWDQYIQGIRKFIFKTDDAELSTTRKHFGWLDAVRWFWYLALAVLAWRLALTPMAWNIYSSAGAFATGLGAIIGSPWSL, from the exons ATGATAGGCTTAGCCGGCGACTTCTACCCACATCCTGCGATGAGTCAGATAAGGTACCGGAATAATG CAGACTTCCAACGGCCAAGTGACATGGTGGGAAGGGAAAGCCCGCCTCAACACGTTCTGGCGCCGCAGGGGCCAACCGGAGAAAATGGGGTATCGCAGATTGTCCACTTTTATCAAGATCAAGTGGTATTTATCACAGGAGGAACCAGCTTTATCGGAAAG GTTCTGCTCGAGAAATTGCTACGATGTTGCCCTGTAAAGCGCATCTACCTTTTGATACGCAGCAAGCATGGTGTGGAACCAGATGCGAGACTGGATGCTATGCTCTGTTCTGAA ATTTTTCAACGAATCAGACAAGAAGTGCCCGATGCTTTCGGTAAAGTGAAGGCAGTTGCAGGTGATCTAGCTCTGCCAGACCTGGGACTAAGTGAAACTGACATGCGCACCTTAGTGGATGAAGTGTCGGTCGTGTTCCACTTGGCCTCCACAGTCAGGCCCAAAGAAACGTTCAA ACAGGCCGTTCAGCTGAATGTTTTGGGAACATGGCGTACGGTGGACATCTGTAAACAAATGCGAAACCTCTGT GCTCTTGTTCATGTGTCAACAGCATACAGCAACTGGGGCAAGAGGGATGTGCACGAGATGGTGTACCAAACACCAGTAGAAGCAAACAAGGTTGTTGAAGCCGCTCT ATGTACCAACGAGAAGGCAACTAAACTAGGGAAGAAATTCTTAATTGGGCAGCTGAATAATTGCACTCTGACAAATGCTGTAACGGAATCACTACTGCTGGACGAGCGAGGACTGCTGCCTGTTGCTATAGTCCGGACATCCATTGTCACTGCATCGTGGAAAGACCCCTTCCCG GGGTGGATAGACAATTGCAACAGCGGCACCGATCTCATCGTGTCG CTAGGTTTGGGTTTGTTACCCTCGGTAGTACTGAGAAATAACTGCGTTGCAGACCTTATACCGGTTGACGTTGCGGCCGATACGCTCATCTGCGTTGCCTGGCAGATCGCCACGACTAG GCCAACGTACCTGAGAGTGTACAATTGTACCAGCGGCGCATTACAACCACATACGTGGGGCGAGGTGATGAAGGAATTACGGAGAACAATGATGCGAAACCCCCTCTCGAACAGCTGTAGCTTCCCAAGCTTCATAATCACCAGAAGCGTAGTCTTGCATCATCTCATTATGTACGGCCTTTGTTTCGTGCCTACGTTCCTACGAGACATTACCCTGCGGATAACTGGACCGCAGCTCAG TTCTGCTGCTCGTTATGACAAGGCCATAAACGCCATGGAATTTGTGCAGTTCTACACCACAAACAGCTGGCTGTTTCGATCAAACAACGTCGTGGGGCTGATCAACGACCTCTCTCCCACGGACAAGCAG TTGTTCAACATTGACGTGCGGAAGTTGGAGTGGGGCCAGTACTGGGATCAGTACATACAAGGAATCCGCAAGTTCATCTTCAAGACCGACGATGCAGAACTTTCAACTACACGAAAACACTTTGGGTG gctcgaCGCCGTGCGCTGGTTCTGGTACTTGGCCCTCGCCGTTCTTGCGTGGCGACTTGCGCTAACACCAATGGCTTGGAACATCTACAGCTCAGCCGGTGCCTTCGCCACGGGACTCGGCGCCATTATTGGCTCCCCGTGGTCGCTGTAA
- the LOC119450339 gene encoding fatty acyl-CoA reductase 1 isoform X3 produces the protein MPDHMDFQRPSDMVGRESPPQHVLAPQGPTGENGVSQIVHFYQDQVVFITGGTSFIGKVLLEKLLRCCPVKRIYLLIRSKHGVEPDARLDAMLCSEIFQRIRQEVPDAFGKVKAVAGDLALPDLGLSETDMRTLVDEVSVVFHLASTVRPKETFKQAVQLNVLGTWRTVDICKQMRNLCALVHVSTAYSNWGKRDVHEMVYQTPVEANKVVEAALCTNEKATKLGKKFLIGQLNNCTLTNAVTESLLLDERGLLPVAIVRTSIVTASWKDPFPGWIDNCNSGTDLIVSLGLGLLPSVVLRNNCVADLIPVDVAADTLICVAWQIATTRPTYLRVYNCTSGALQPHTWGEVMKELRRTMMRNPLSNSCSFPSFIITRSVVLHHLIMYGLCFVPTFLRDITLRITGPQLSSAARYDKAINAMEFVQFYTTNSWLFRSNNVVGLINDLSPTDKQLFNIDVRKLEWGQYWDQYIQGIRKFIFKTDDAELSTTRKHFGWLDAVRWFWYLALAVLAWRLALTPMAWNIYSSAGAFATGLGAIIGSPWSL, from the exons ATGCCTGACCATATGG ACTTCCAACGGCCAAGTGACATGGTGGGAAGGGAAAGCCCGCCTCAACACGTTCTGGCGCCGCAGGGGCCAACCGGAGAAAATGGGGTATCGCAGATTGTCCACTTTTATCAAGATCAAGTGGTATTTATCACAGGAGGAACCAGCTTTATCGGAAAG GTTCTGCTCGAGAAATTGCTACGATGTTGCCCTGTAAAGCGCATCTACCTTTTGATACGCAGCAAGCATGGTGTGGAACCAGATGCGAGACTGGATGCTATGCTCTGTTCTGAA ATTTTTCAACGAATCAGACAAGAAGTGCCCGATGCTTTCGGTAAAGTGAAGGCAGTTGCAGGTGATCTAGCTCTGCCAGACCTGGGACTAAGTGAAACTGACATGCGCACCTTAGTGGATGAAGTGTCGGTCGTGTTCCACTTGGCCTCCACAGTCAGGCCCAAAGAAACGTTCAA ACAGGCCGTTCAGCTGAATGTTTTGGGAACATGGCGTACGGTGGACATCTGTAAACAAATGCGAAACCTCTGT GCTCTTGTTCATGTGTCAACAGCATACAGCAACTGGGGCAAGAGGGATGTGCACGAGATGGTGTACCAAACACCAGTAGAAGCAAACAAGGTTGTTGAAGCCGCTCT ATGTACCAACGAGAAGGCAACTAAACTAGGGAAGAAATTCTTAATTGGGCAGCTGAATAATTGCACTCTGACAAATGCTGTAACGGAATCACTACTGCTGGACGAGCGAGGACTGCTGCCTGTTGCTATAGTCCGGACATCCATTGTCACTGCATCGTGGAAAGACCCCTTCCCG GGGTGGATAGACAATTGCAACAGCGGCACCGATCTCATCGTGTCG CTAGGTTTGGGTTTGTTACCCTCGGTAGTACTGAGAAATAACTGCGTTGCAGACCTTATACCGGTTGACGTTGCGGCCGATACGCTCATCTGCGTTGCCTGGCAGATCGCCACGACTAG GCCAACGTACCTGAGAGTGTACAATTGTACCAGCGGCGCATTACAACCACATACGTGGGGCGAGGTGATGAAGGAATTACGGAGAACAATGATGCGAAACCCCCTCTCGAACAGCTGTAGCTTCCCAAGCTTCATAATCACCAGAAGCGTAGTCTTGCATCATCTCATTATGTACGGCCTTTGTTTCGTGCCTACGTTCCTACGAGACATTACCCTGCGGATAACTGGACCGCAGCTCAG TTCTGCTGCTCGTTATGACAAGGCCATAAACGCCATGGAATTTGTGCAGTTCTACACCACAAACAGCTGGCTGTTTCGATCAAACAACGTCGTGGGGCTGATCAACGACCTCTCTCCCACGGACAAGCAG TTGTTCAACATTGACGTGCGGAAGTTGGAGTGGGGCCAGTACTGGGATCAGTACATACAAGGAATCCGCAAGTTCATCTTCAAGACCGACGATGCAGAACTTTCAACTACACGAAAACACTTTGGGTG gctcgaCGCCGTGCGCTGGTTCTGGTACTTGGCCCTCGCCGTTCTTGCGTGGCGACTTGCGCTAACACCAATGGCTTGGAACATCTACAGCTCAGCCGGTGCCTTCGCCACGGGACTCGGCGCCATTATTGGCTCCCCGTGGTCGCTGTAA
- the LOC119450339 gene encoding fatty acyl-CoA reductase 1 isoform X4 — MVGRESPPQHVLAPQGPTGENGVSQIVHFYQDQVVFITGGTSFIGKVLLEKLLRCCPVKRIYLLIRSKHGVEPDARLDAMLCSEIFQRIRQEVPDAFGKVKAVAGDLALPDLGLSETDMRTLVDEVSVVFHLASTVRPKETFKQAVQLNVLGTWRTVDICKQMRNLCALVHVSTAYSNWGKRDVHEMVYQTPVEANKVVEAALCTNEKATKLGKKFLIGQLNNCTLTNAVTESLLLDERGLLPVAIVRTSIVTASWKDPFPGWIDNCNSGTDLIVSLGLGLLPSVVLRNNCVADLIPVDVAADTLICVAWQIATTRPTYLRVYNCTSGALQPHTWGEVMKELRRTMMRNPLSNSCSFPSFIITRSVVLHHLIMYGLCFVPTFLRDITLRITGPQLSSAARYDKAINAMEFVQFYTTNSWLFRSNNVVGLINDLSPTDKQLFNIDVRKLEWGQYWDQYIQGIRKFIFKTDDAELSTTRKHFGWLDAVRWFWYLALAVLAWRLALTPMAWNIYSSAGAFATGLGAIIGSPWSL; from the exons ATGGTGGGAAGGGAAAGCCCGCCTCAACACGTTCTGGCGCCGCAGGGGCCAACCGGAGAAAATGGGGTATCGCAGATTGTCCACTTTTATCAAGATCAAGTGGTATTTATCACAGGAGGAACCAGCTTTATCGGAAAG GTTCTGCTCGAGAAATTGCTACGATGTTGCCCTGTAAAGCGCATCTACCTTTTGATACGCAGCAAGCATGGTGTGGAACCAGATGCGAGACTGGATGCTATGCTCTGTTCTGAA ATTTTTCAACGAATCAGACAAGAAGTGCCCGATGCTTTCGGTAAAGTGAAGGCAGTTGCAGGTGATCTAGCTCTGCCAGACCTGGGACTAAGTGAAACTGACATGCGCACCTTAGTGGATGAAGTGTCGGTCGTGTTCCACTTGGCCTCCACAGTCAGGCCCAAAGAAACGTTCAA ACAGGCCGTTCAGCTGAATGTTTTGGGAACATGGCGTACGGTGGACATCTGTAAACAAATGCGAAACCTCTGT GCTCTTGTTCATGTGTCAACAGCATACAGCAACTGGGGCAAGAGGGATGTGCACGAGATGGTGTACCAAACACCAGTAGAAGCAAACAAGGTTGTTGAAGCCGCTCT ATGTACCAACGAGAAGGCAACTAAACTAGGGAAGAAATTCTTAATTGGGCAGCTGAATAATTGCACTCTGACAAATGCTGTAACGGAATCACTACTGCTGGACGAGCGAGGACTGCTGCCTGTTGCTATAGTCCGGACATCCATTGTCACTGCATCGTGGAAAGACCCCTTCCCG GGGTGGATAGACAATTGCAACAGCGGCACCGATCTCATCGTGTCG CTAGGTTTGGGTTTGTTACCCTCGGTAGTACTGAGAAATAACTGCGTTGCAGACCTTATACCGGTTGACGTTGCGGCCGATACGCTCATCTGCGTTGCCTGGCAGATCGCCACGACTAG GCCAACGTACCTGAGAGTGTACAATTGTACCAGCGGCGCATTACAACCACATACGTGGGGCGAGGTGATGAAGGAATTACGGAGAACAATGATGCGAAACCCCCTCTCGAACAGCTGTAGCTTCCCAAGCTTCATAATCACCAGAAGCGTAGTCTTGCATCATCTCATTATGTACGGCCTTTGTTTCGTGCCTACGTTCCTACGAGACATTACCCTGCGGATAACTGGACCGCAGCTCAG TTCTGCTGCTCGTTATGACAAGGCCATAAACGCCATGGAATTTGTGCAGTTCTACACCACAAACAGCTGGCTGTTTCGATCAAACAACGTCGTGGGGCTGATCAACGACCTCTCTCCCACGGACAAGCAG TTGTTCAACATTGACGTGCGGAAGTTGGAGTGGGGCCAGTACTGGGATCAGTACATACAAGGAATCCGCAAGTTCATCTTCAAGACCGACGATGCAGAACTTTCAACTACACGAAAACACTTTGGGTG gctcgaCGCCGTGCGCTGGTTCTGGTACTTGGCCCTCGCCGTTCTTGCGTGGCGACTTGCGCTAACACCAATGGCTTGGAACATCTACAGCTCAGCCGGTGCCTTCGCCACGGGACTCGGCGCCATTATTGGCTCCCCGTGGTCGCTGTAA